One window of Marinobacterium aestuarii genomic DNA carries:
- a CDS encoding arginine/lysine/ornithine decarboxylase: MKFRFPVVIIDEDFRSENISGSGIRDLAEAIGQEGVEVIGFTSYGDLTAFAQQASRASSFIVSIDDEEFGDGSDGDVEKALAGIRGFIREVRKRNTDIPIFLYGETRTSRHIPNEILRELHGFIHMFEDTPEFVARHIIREARKYLDSLAPPFFDALMDYASDSSYSWHCPGHSGGVAFLKSPVGQMFHQFFGENLLRADVCNAVDELGQLLDHTGPVAASERNAARIFGCDHLFFVTNGTSTSNKVVWHSTVAPGDIVVVDRNCHKSILHSIIMTGAIPVFLMPTRNHYGIIGPIPKSEFDPETIRQKIADNPFARNAVNKKPRILTITQSTYDGVLYNVETIKDILGSTIDTLHFDEAWLPHAAFHSFYRDMHAIGSGRPRSDDTLVFATQSTHKLLAGLSQASQILVQDSKNRKLDTHRFNESYLMHSSTSPQYAIIASCDVAAAMMEAPGGTALVEESILEALDFRRAMRKVDDEFGADDWWFRVWGPDRLAEEGMGDRDDWVIHSGDRWHGFGEIESGFNMLDPIKATIITPGLDVDGSFDDVGIPAAIVSKYLAEHGIIIEKTGLYSFFIMFTIGITKGRWNSMVTELQQFKDDFDNNEPLWRIMPEFAKRFPKYERVGLRDLCSEIHEVYRQYDVARITTDMYLSKIQPAMTPADAWAKMAHRQVERVAIDDLEGRITAMLVTPYPPGIPLLIPGECYNKIIVSYLQFVRDFNGRFPGFETDVHGLVREKVNGEDHYFVDVVKN, translated from the coding sequence ATGAAATTTCGCTTTCCTGTAGTCATCATTGATGAAGACTTCCGTTCTGAAAATATCTCGGGTTCCGGTATTCGCGACCTCGCCGAAGCCATCGGCCAGGAAGGCGTTGAGGTTATCGGCTTTACCAGTTACGGCGATCTGACTGCCTTTGCGCAGCAGGCCAGCCGTGCCTCCAGCTTTATCGTCTCGATCGACGATGAAGAGTTTGGTGATGGCAGCGATGGCGATGTCGAGAAGGCGCTGGCGGGAATTCGTGGCTTTATTCGGGAAGTGCGCAAGCGCAACACCGATATTCCGATTTTCCTGTACGGCGAGACCCGCACCTCACGCCATATACCCAATGAAATCCTGCGTGAGTTGCACGGTTTCATTCATATGTTTGAAGATACGCCCGAGTTCGTGGCGCGGCATATCATCCGTGAGGCCAGGAAGTACCTGGATTCCCTGGCGCCGCCCTTCTTTGATGCCCTGATGGATTACGCCAGCGACAGCTCCTACTCCTGGCACTGCCCGGGCCACTCCGGTGGCGTCGCCTTCCTGAAGAGCCCGGTCGGGCAGATGTTCCACCAGTTCTTCGGCGAGAATCTGCTGCGCGCAGACGTCTGCAACGCCGTGGACGAACTCGGCCAGCTGCTGGATCATACAGGCCCGGTGGCGGCCAGCGAGCGCAATGCGGCACGCATTTTCGGCTGCGATCACCTGTTCTTCGTCACCAACGGTACCTCGACCTCCAACAAGGTGGTCTGGCACTCCACAGTGGCGCCCGGCGACATAGTGGTGGTGGATCGCAACTGTCACAAATCGATTCTGCACTCGATCATCATGACAGGCGCGATTCCGGTGTTCCTGATGCCGACTCGCAACCACTACGGCATTATCGGCCCTATTCCCAAGAGTGAGTTCGACCCCGAGACCATTCGCCAGAAGATCGCCGACAACCCCTTTGCCCGCAATGCGGTCAACAAGAAACCGCGCATTCTGACCATTACCCAGAGCACCTACGACGGCGTGCTCTACAACGTCGAAACTATCAAGGACATCCTGGGCAGCACCATAGATACGCTGCACTTCGACGAAGCCTGGCTGCCCCACGCCGCCTTCCACAGCTTCTATCGTGACATGCACGCCATCGGCTCCGGCCGTCCGCGTTCCGACGACACCCTGGTGTTCGCCACCCAGTCGACCCACAAGCTGCTGGCAGGCCTGTCCCAGGCGTCGCAGATCCTGGTGCAGGACAGCAAGAACCGCAAGCTCGACACACACCGCTTCAACGAATCCTACCTGATGCATTCGTCCACCAGTCCGCAGTACGCCATTATCGCTTCCTGCGACGTGGCCGCGGCCATGATGGAAGCGCCGGGTGGTACAGCGCTGGTGGAAGAGTCCATTCTGGAAGCGCTGGATTTCCGCCGAGCCATGCGCAAGGTGGATGACGAGTTTGGTGCCGATGACTGGTGGTTCAGGGTCTGGGGACCGGATCGTCTGGCGGAAGAAGGCATGGGAGATCGCGACGACTGGGTGATTCATTCCGGCGATCGCTGGCATGGTTTCGGCGAGATCGAGTCGGGCTTCAACATGCTGGACCCCATCAAGGCCACCATCATTACCCCGGGCCTGGACGTGGATGGCAGCTTCGACGACGTCGGTATTCCCGCAGCGATCGTCAGCAAGTACCTGGCCGAGCACGGTATCATCATCGAGAAGACCGGACTCTATTCGTTCTTCATCATGTTCACCATCGGCATCACCAAGGGCCGCTGGAACTCGATGGTAACCGAGCTGCAGCAGTTCAAGGATGACTTCGACAATAACGAGCCGCTGTGGCGCATCATGCCGGAATTCGCCAAGCGTTTTCCCAAGTACGAGCGCGTTGGCCTGCGTGACCTGTGCAGCGAGATCCACGAGGTTTACCGCCAGTACGATGTTGCCCGCATCACCACCGACATGTACCTGTCCAAGATACAGCCGGCCATGACCCCGGCCGATGCCTGGGCCAAGATGGCGCATCGTCAGGTGGAGCGTGTGGCTATCGATGATCTGGAAGGCCGCATTACCGCCATGCTGGTAACGCCCTATCCGCCGGGTATTCCGCTGCTGATCCCGGGCGAGTGCTACAACAAGATCATCGTCAGCTATCTGCAGTTCGTGCGTGACTTCAATGGCCGCTTCCCGGGCTTCGAGACCGATGTACACGGTCTGGTGCGCGAGAAGGTCAACGGCGAAGATCACTACTTCGTGGATGTGGTGAAAAACTGA